The Drechmeria coniospora strain ARSEF 6962 chromosome 02, whole genome shotgun sequence genome has a segment encoding these proteins:
- a CDS encoding serine carboxypeptidase, with the protein MYVLKSIALAVAIAPLLISADNFPGYHSSGPRKTFAVRQAAANPSSRFLNDNSKAFAVNGKEIPEVNFDIGESYAGVLPISDRAGETRKLFFWFFPSAAPEARDEVGVCLGGGPGCSGLKSLLSANGPFLWPPGALAPVKNPYSLNRLTNFVWIDQPVGTGFSQGEPSITNQEELAEQFKGFWKNFVDIFQLHDSKMYFASESYGGTFVPHIANSFLESNDSKYFNVKGVAINNPSIGNNALQIEMPALPFSEYWSNVLGLDEPTLEKGRQRAEELGFTSYMKKYFTFPPPKEEWPQPPSPNKSTRDILVGAMYAANPCFDDYNIIHQCPTPYNQLVGAGADKASGGPAYFQREDVKKAINAPPDANWTGCAPKVFVGRDRSSYPTLDGTLANVVHKTKNVIVGSGDLDLVLPTNGTLFALQNMTWGGDKGFQRFPSTPFFVPQHGADTGAYGNLGSWSQERGLPFYSIRLAGHKLSGGSAGAIYRVIQVMLGRVKDFSSHYPLF; encoded by the coding sequence ATGTATGTCTTGAAGTCGATCGCATTGGCGGTTGCTATTGCGCCTCTGCTTATTTCGGCCGATAACTTTCCTGGATACCATTCCTCCGGGCCAAGGAAGACCTTTGCAGTGAGGCAAGCTGCGGCCAATCCTTCGTCGCGATTCCTGAATGACAACTCCAAGGCGTTCGCCGTCAATGGAAAGGAGATTCCGGAGGTGAATTTTGACATTGGCGAATCTTATGCCGGCGTGCTGCCCATCTCTGACCGAGCGGGCGAGACGCGCAAGCTGTTTTTCTGGTTCTTCCCATCGGCCGCGCCCGAGGCCAGGGACGAAGTCGGCGTCTGTCTGGGTGGTGGGCCGGGCTGTTCCGGCTTGAAGTCCCTCTTATCCGCAAACGGGCCTTTCCTGTGGCCTCCCGGCGCCTTGGCACCGGTGAAGAATCCGTACTCCTTAAACCGACTCACGAATTTCGTCTGGATCGACCAGCCCGTTGGCACCGGCTTCAGCCAGGGCGAGCCCAGCATCACCAACCAGGAAGAGCTGGCCGAGCAGTTCAAGGGCTTCTGGAAGAACTTTGTCGATATCTTCCAACTTCACGACAGCAAGATGTACTTTGCCAGCGAGTCGTACGGCGGTACGTTCGTGCCACACATCGCCAACAGCTTTCTTGAATCGAATGACAGTAAATACTTCAACGTCAAAGGCGTCGCCATCAACAACCCCAGCATCGGCAACAACGCTTTGCAGATAGAGATGCCTGCTCTTCCATTTTCCGAGTACTGGTCCAATGTTCTAGGGCTCGACGAGCCCACGTTGGAAAAGGGCCGGCAGCGTGCGGAAGAGTTGGGATTCACCAGCTACATGAAGAAGTATTTTACCTTTCCGCCTCCCAAAGAGGAGTGGCCCCAACCTCCCTCCCCCAACAAGTCGACGCGGgacatcctcgtcggagCCATGTACGCGGCGAACCCGTGTTTCGACGACTACAACATCATCCATCAATGTCCCACCCCATACAACCAGCTCGTCGGTGCGGGTGCAGACAAGGCCTCGGGCGGTCCAGCGTACTTTCAACGCGAAGATGTAAAGAAGGCCATCAACGCCCCTCCAGACGCCAACTGGACTGGATGCGCGCCCAAggtcttcgtcggccgcgaccgAAGCAGCTATCCTACTCTCGACGGCACGCTCGCCAACGTCGTGCACAAGACAAAGAACGTCATCGTTGGGTCCGGTgatctcgacctcgtcctgccCACGAACGGCACTCTCTTCGCGCTGCAGAACATGACTTGGGGTGGCGACAAGGGCTTCCAGAGGTTTCCCTCCACTCCCTTCTTCGTCCCTCAACACGGTGCCGACACTGGCGCCTACGGAAATTTAGGCTCCTGGAGCCAAGAGCGCGGGTTACCATTCTACAGCATCCGGCTGGCTGGACATAAGCTATCTGGGGGATCGGCCGGCGCAATATACCGTGTCATCCAGGTCATGCTAGGCCGCGTCAAGGACTTTTCCAGCCATTATCCTCTATTTTAG